One genomic segment of Plasmodium vivax chromosome 9, whole genome shotgun sequence includes these proteins:
- a CDS encoding 3-oxo-5-alpha-steroid 4-dehydrogenase domain containing protein (encoded by transcript PVX_092410A), with amino-acid sequence MKVILKKRNGKFIDCFDISPSTTIDQFKEIYYKKYHYYPERQKWNLDSAAGKTLKSGTFNENGIKDSDILIFKDLGVQISWRLVYVIEYLGPIFIFPFFYFCDKYIYPQANKNKHIIQILSLWFLLFHFLKREFESMFVHRFSNATMPIRRVPINCGHYWVLCGVNIGYYLFHPLYKPYNLETKPVIVYSFFCVLLILEFLNLKCHLILRNLRPRGTKNRGIPHGYGFNYISCANYFYESLIWIIFALIINTLTGYLFSIVATTQMAIWALKKHNNYKREFPNYPKNRKAIFPFIL; translated from the exons atgaaagtaattttgaaaaagaggAACGGGAAGTTTATAGACTGCTTTGACATAAGTCCGTCAACCACCATTGACCAGTTTAAGGAAATATACTACAAGAAGT atCATTACTACCCCGAGAGGCAGAAGTGGAATTTAGACAGCG CCGCGGGGAAGACTCTAAAAAGTGGGACGTTCAACGAGAATGGAATAAAAGACAGTGACATTCTAATATTTAAGGATCTCG gcgTTCAAATATCATGGCGACTAGTTTACGTGATAGAATACCTGGGACctatttttatctttccctttttttacttctgtGACAAATATATCTACCCCCAGGCgaacaaaaataagcacATCATTCAAAT CCTATCCCTGTGGTTTCTGCTGTTCCACTTTTTAAAGCGAGAATTCGAATCTATGTTTGTACATCGATTTAGCAATGCCACGATGCCTATAAGGAGGGTTCCCATAAATTGCGGTCACTACTG GGTATTATGTGGCGTAAATATTGGCTATTATCTGTTTCATCCCCTTTACAAACCATACAATTTAGAAACAAAACCAGTCATcgtttattcttttttttgtgtcttATTA attCTGGAATTTCTAAATTTAAAGTGCCATCTGATATTGAGAAATTTAAGACCAAGAG GCACCAAAAACAGAGGGATACCCCACGGATATGGCTTTAACTACATTTCGTgcgcaaattatttttacgaatCGTTAATATGGATTATATTCGCCCTCATAATAAATACGTTAACAG GCTACCTCTTCAGCATAGTCGCCACGACGCAGATGGCCATTTGGGCACTGAAGAAGCACAACAATTATAAGAGAGAGTTCCCCAACTATCCCAA AAATAGGAAAGCCATATTCCCCTTCATCTTGTGA